The proteins below are encoded in one region of Ereboglobus luteus:
- a CDS encoding MBL fold metallo-hydrolase, translating into MIQIQPIRGAFGFSHLITETHGADTRAILIDACPGCTPRKLSALFGKLGIRPGDLCAIQLTHAHFDHCVNAADIRRGAA; encoded by the coding sequence ATGATCCAAATCCAGCCCATCCGCGGCGCATTTGGATTCTCTCATCTCATTACGGAAACCCACGGTGCCGATACACGCGCAATTCTCATCGACGCCTGTCCCGGCTGCACCCCGCGAAAACTTTCCGCGCTCTTCGGCAAACTCGGCATTCGGCCCGGCGACCTTTGCGCGATTCAACTCACGCACGCGCATTTCGACCACTGTGTGAACGCCGCCGACATCCGCCGCGGCGCTGCGTAG
- a CDS encoding DMT family transporter, with protein sequence MSKNPDRNIAAQRSASDAGGGANTTLAGIALLVAAVACFACMDTTVKWLSASLPSLQIAAIRYVGSFLITLVLLRPSPGTSMLKAKRPGLQILRSLGIVLTTVCSFTALQYIPLTEVTSVTFSSPLIVAVIAWPLLGEKMGPRRVVAVLVGFAGVIVITRPGIHGVHPAIALAVLAAITNALYAVATRMLAAHDSPKTTIFYTGLCGTIVMLPIIPFAWKTPPTIGTWLGLLLTGVFGALGHWLLILAHQRATATVLAPFFYAQLVFAMGLAMLFLGERPDVWTFVGASIVMGSGLYLIYRERVRKVPVPSSDMPA encoded by the coding sequence ATGTCTAAAAATCCTGACCGCAATATCGCCGCCCAACGCTCCGCATCCGATGCGGGCGGCGGTGCCAACACCACGCTCGCAGGCATCGCCCTGCTTGTCGCGGCGGTGGCATGTTTCGCGTGCATGGACACCACGGTCAAATGGCTGAGCGCGTCACTGCCGTCGCTGCAAATCGCCGCGATCCGTTATGTCGGCAGTTTTTTGATCACGCTCGTTCTACTGCGCCCTTCGCCCGGCACTTCCATGCTGAAAGCCAAGCGCCCCGGGCTGCAAATTCTGCGCTCGCTCGGCATCGTGCTCACGACCGTGTGCTCGTTCACCGCGCTGCAATACATTCCGCTCACCGAGGTGACCTCGGTCACGTTTTCCTCGCCGCTTATCGTCGCCGTCATCGCATGGCCGTTGCTCGGAGAAAAAATGGGACCGCGCCGCGTGGTGGCCGTGCTCGTCGGATTCGCGGGCGTGATCGTGATCACGCGCCCCGGAATCCATGGCGTGCATCCCGCCATCGCGCTCGCGGTTTTGGCCGCGATCACCAACGCCCTGTATGCCGTCGCCACGCGCATGCTCGCCGCGCACGACTCGCCGAAAACCACCATATTTTACACGGGGCTTTGCGGCACGATCGTCATGCTCCCCATCATCCCCTTCGCATGGAAAACGCCGCCGACAATCGGCACATGGCTGGGCTTGCTGCTGACGGGTGTGTTCGGCGCGCTCGGGCACTGGCTGCTCATCCTCGCGCATCAACGCGCCACGGCGACGGTGCTCGCGCCCTTCTTCTACGCGCAGCTCGTCTTCGCGATGGGACTCGCCATGCTCTTTCTCGGCGAGCGCCCCGACGTGTGGACATTCGTCGGCGCGTCCATCGTAATGGGTTCGGGCCTGTATCTCATCTACCGCGAACGCGTGCGCAAAGTCCCCGTCCCCAGCAGCGACATGCCGGCGTAG
- a CDS encoding DUF6250 domain-containing protein, whose translation MKRPHAKSALAFAAAILSTLAFFTGCKPKPDSVTIKSKVVASDDFSGGLDKWVVEQMPGGTVTAENGVLTITDAKGCTVWLREKLTAPVAISYEVTMSSAARVSDMNCFWMATDPKNPKDLFHAKHGRTGQFATYDALNLYYAGYGGNANTTTRFRRYDGTGARPLLPEHDLTDAGHMLKPDHTYKIVLIAQDGEARFVCDGKTIFSYKDPKPLKEGWFGFRTVDSKMQIKNFRVTTLDVHEHFEEEKGK comes from the coding sequence ATGAAACGTCCTCACGCCAAGTCTGCGCTCGCGTTTGCCGCGGCAATTTTATCCACGCTCGCGTTTTTCACCGGATGCAAACCCAAGCCCGATTCGGTGACGATCAAGTCGAAGGTTGTGGCGAGTGATGATTTTTCGGGCGGCCTCGACAAGTGGGTCGTCGAACAAATGCCGGGCGGCACCGTGACGGCGGAAAACGGAGTGCTCACAATCACGGACGCGAAGGGCTGCACGGTGTGGCTGAGGGAAAAGCTGACCGCGCCAGTCGCGATTTCCTACGAGGTCACGATGAGCTCCGCCGCGCGCGTGTCGGACATGAACTGTTTCTGGATGGCGACGGATCCGAAGAACCCGAAGGATTTGTTTCACGCGAAGCACGGCCGCACGGGACAATTTGCGACTTACGACGCGCTCAACCTCTACTATGCCGGCTACGGCGGCAATGCGAACACGACAACGCGCTTCCGCCGTTACGATGGCACGGGCGCGCGTCCGCTGCTTCCGGAGCACGACCTCACCGACGCCGGGCACATGCTCAAGCCCGATCACACATACAAGATCGTGCTGATCGCGCAGGATGGCGAGGCGCGCTTTGTTTGCGACGGCAAAACAATATTCTCCTACAAGGATCCAAAGCCGCTCAAGGAGGGCTGGTTTGGTTTTCGCACGGTGGACTCAAAAATGCAGATCAAAAATTTCCGTGTCACCACGCTGGATGTTCACGAGCATTTTGAGGAGGAGAAGGGCAAGTAA
- the miaA gene encoding tRNA (adenosine(37)-N6)-dimethylallyltransferase MiaA, with the protein MSLPNEKILHVLTGPTAVGKTELALRWAGANNAEIVSCDSLLFYRGMDIGTAKPAPAELARVPHHLVDVCDCARQMDIARYIALARAAVDDIASRGKQILVTGGSGFYLKAFFAPVIDDIAVPPALRSEIAGQLAAEGLPALVARLRALNPEGLGALDTANPRRVTRALERCRASGLTLAELAADFARRPLPFAGWKTRIAVLDRERDDLEKRIAIRVDAMLAAGLVDEVRRLRALGFEKNTSGSGAIGYRETLAMLDGKLPPESLAAEITKNTRGLVKKQRTWFRTQLPAHKLIDADSATIGTIFAA; encoded by the coding sequence ATGTCCCTGCCCAACGAAAAAATTCTACACGTGCTCACCGGCCCGACCGCCGTTGGCAAAACCGAGCTCGCGCTTCGCTGGGCCGGGGCGAACAACGCGGAGATCGTCTCGTGCGACTCGCTCCTCTTTTATCGCGGCATGGACATTGGCACCGCAAAACCCGCGCCCGCCGAACTCGCCCGCGTGCCGCACCACCTGGTCGACGTGTGCGACTGCGCCCGGCAAATGGACATCGCCCGCTACATCGCCCTTGCGCGCGCCGCCGTTGACGACATCGCCTCGCGCGGCAAACAAATCCTCGTCACCGGCGGCAGCGGTTTTTACCTGAAGGCGTTTTTCGCGCCCGTCATTGATGACATCGCCGTGCCGCCCGCGCTCCGCTCCGAAATCGCCGGACAACTCGCCGCGGAAGGCCTGCCCGCGCTTGTCGCGCGGCTCCGCGCGCTCAACCCCGAAGGGCTCGGCGCGCTCGACACCGCCAATCCGCGCCGCGTCACCCGCGCGCTCGAGCGCTGCCGCGCATCGGGCCTCACGCTCGCCGAACTCGCCGCCGACTTCGCGCGCCGCCCCCTCCCTTTCGCCGGCTGGAAAACGCGCATTGCCGTGCTCGACCGCGAGCGCGACGACTTGGAAAAACGCATCGCCATCCGTGTTGACGCGATGCTCGCCGCCGGACTGGTTGACGAGGTTCGCCGTCTGCGCGCGCTTGGCTTTGAGAAAAACACCAGCGGTTCCGGGGCCATCGGCTATCGCGAAACCCTCGCCATGCTCGACGGCAAACTCCCGCCCGAATCCCTCGCCGCTGAAATCACAAAAAACACCCGAGGCCTTGTCAAAAAACAACGCACTTGGTTTCGCACGCAACTGCCCGCGCACAAACTCATCGACGCGGACAGCGCCACAATCGGGACAATCTTCGCGGCGTGA
- a CDS encoding DUF5682 family protein has translation MKADADPRLWSCDGPVVFFPVRHHSPACARFVGELVRRLRPAAVLIEGPSDFNPRLGELLAPHTLPIAIYSYFTDAGQNRRGAFYPFCEFSPEWVALRAAAALEIPAEFIDLPWSETAALDRAANRYADGALGRSSYTAQLCRRLGVDDWDTLWDTLFEIDPALSPDEFLRRCHAFCRNARLADGGASAADLAREAFMLSRIRAALARHPLGPVLVVTGGFHSSALFDGLYSENEYNENTASPPDGVIAPECQPRPPAGGHGIALTPYSYERLDSLTGYEAGLVNPGFYHRVWLDHSPGTHAALLAAAAQSLRARGQTASTADLVAVETTAAALATLRGHAIVWRTDLVDALTGALVKEEIATAARGSGAARHPFLDALHAVFRGDARGRLAPGTPLPPLVADIAAALRAHDIEPPSQERRLELALDKPGDIARSHTLHRLRILEIPGFSRTDGTDFTGRDDLSRLWETWALRWTPDFDAACIERSLYGAALPDAAGARLVENAALAGWHDGFARLRARVIELLRADASFVSVARALGHLYYLYRYNDSVAMAAAATRDEIAALLTESHARAIWLLEAQAPAADEAAIKGLRALLAAVHTAGKTLAWDTAGLVATLRRLCATSSHPPLLRGGAAGALWSLGETGLADILGQIPSAPDELGDFLQGVFALAREESQRHPDLLLAIDRHLLAYDTEMFLAALPALRLAFTYFTPREKDHLARRLLEATGATAAAPLPALAVSPAAAARALAFESRLQQELVRHGLRAPLVK, from the coding sequence TTGAAAGCCGACGCCGATCCGCGACTCTGGTCGTGCGACGGGCCGGTTGTGTTTTTTCCGGTGCGCCATCACAGCCCCGCGTGCGCGCGCTTTGTCGGTGAACTCGTTCGCCGGCTCCGTCCCGCCGCCGTTCTCATCGAGGGCCCGTCCGATTTTAATCCGCGCCTGGGCGAACTGCTCGCGCCGCACACGCTGCCGATCGCGATCTACAGCTACTTCACCGACGCCGGGCAAAACCGGCGTGGCGCGTTTTATCCGTTCTGTGAATTCTCCCCCGAGTGGGTTGCGCTCCGCGCCGCCGCCGCGCTCGAAATCCCCGCCGAGTTCATCGACCTGCCGTGGAGCGAAACCGCCGCGCTCGACCGCGCCGCCAACCGTTACGCCGACGGCGCGCTTGGCCGCTCCTCTTACACCGCGCAACTCTGCCGCCGCCTCGGCGTGGACGACTGGGACACGCTTTGGGACACGCTCTTCGAAATCGACCCCGCGCTTTCGCCAGACGAGTTTTTGCGCCGCTGCCACGCGTTCTGCCGCAACGCCCGCCTCGCCGACGGCGGCGCGAGCGCCGCCGACCTCGCGCGCGAGGCGTTCATGCTCTCGCGCATCCGCGCCGCGCTCGCGCGACATCCGCTCGGCCCCGTGCTCGTCGTCACCGGCGGCTTCCACAGCTCCGCGCTCTTCGACGGCCTGTATTCGGAAAACGAATACAATGAAAACACCGCCAGCCCGCCCGACGGTGTCATCGCGCCTGAATGTCAACCGCGCCCGCCCGCCGGCGGTCACGGCATCGCGCTCACGCCGTATTCCTACGAGCGCCTCGATTCGCTCACCGGCTATGAGGCCGGACTCGTTAATCCCGGCTTCTATCACCGCGTCTGGCTGGATCATTCGCCGGGCACGCACGCCGCGCTCCTCGCCGCCGCAGCGCAGTCGCTCCGCGCGCGCGGGCAAACCGCGAGCACCGCCGACCTCGTCGCGGTCGAGACCACCGCCGCCGCGCTCGCCACGCTGCGCGGCCACGCAATCGTCTGGCGCACGGACCTCGTTGACGCGCTCACGGGCGCGCTTGTGAAAGAGGAAATCGCCACGGCGGCGCGCGGCTCCGGCGCGGCGCGGCATCCGTTTCTCGACGCGCTGCACGCCGTGTTTCGCGGCGACGCGCGCGGACGCCTCGCGCCCGGCACGCCGCTCCCGCCGCTCGTCGCCGACATCGCCGCGGCGCTCCGCGCGCACGACATCGAGCCGCCCTCCCAGGAGCGCCGCCTCGAACTCGCGCTCGACAAACCCGGCGACATCGCCCGCTCGCACACGCTGCACCGCCTGCGCATCCTCGAAATCCCCGGCTTCTCGCGCACGGACGGCACCGACTTCACCGGGCGCGACGACCTCTCGCGTCTATGGGAAACGTGGGCGCTTCGCTGGACGCCCGACTTCGACGCCGCGTGCATCGAGCGCTCGCTCTACGGCGCCGCGCTTCCGGACGCCGCCGGCGCGCGCCTTGTCGAAAACGCCGCGCTCGCCGGCTGGCACGACGGTTTTGCGCGACTGCGCGCGCGTGTGATCGAGCTGCTTCGCGCCGACGCCTCCTTCGTGAGCGTGGCGCGCGCGCTCGGCCACCTGTATTATCTTTATCGTTACAACGATTCCGTCGCCATGGCCGCAGCCGCGACGCGCGATGAAATCGCCGCGCTGCTCACCGAGTCCCACGCGCGCGCCATCTGGCTCCTCGAGGCGCAGGCGCCCGCGGCCGACGAAGCCGCGATCAAGGGCCTGCGCGCGTTGCTCGCCGCCGTCCACACCGCCGGCAAAACGCTCGCGTGGGACACCGCCGGGCTTGTCGCCACGCTGCGCCGCCTCTGCGCGACATCATCGCATCCGCCGCTCCTGCGCGGCGGCGCGGCGGGCGCGCTCTGGTCGCTTGGCGAGACGGGCCTCGCCGATATCCTGGGCCAAATCCCCTCCGCGCCCGACGAACTCGGTGATTTCCTGCAAGGCGTCTTCGCGCTCGCTCGCGAGGAGTCGCAACGCCACCCCGACCTGCTCCTTGCGATTGACCGCCACCTGCTCGCCTACGACACGGAAATGTTTCTCGCCGCGCTGCCCGCGCTCCGCCTCGCCTTCACCTATTTCACGCCCCGCGAAAAAGACCACCTCGCCCGCCGCCTCCTCGAGGCGACCGGAGCGACCGCCGCCGCGCCGCTTCCAGCGCTCGCCGTTTCCCCCGCCGCCGCGGCCCGCGCGCTCGCCTTCGAATCCCGCCTCCAACAAGAACTCGTCCGCCACGGCCTCCGCGCTCCCCTCGTCAAATGA
- a CDS encoding alpha-amylase family glycosyl hydrolase gives MPIRTREKKITQAWFEAPNRGHIELAADWRGRTPPPLSLGPDAPAFTSITPVPSLQFARHTAYYIDHKTNEIHFCIWPESLPAELRQPLPRVYLAGDHNEWQKAVGNPEWELHLANHDGTELLTWSGPAADFMAQPPKRFKFVTGQHQWLEVPQSAFNAVRDDTGNLNRQIDPTRTGLHVYQFTLDTPLDLAANNRAHWNNDPQATLRPTTFFTEHRTDAPLGAIPGKDETLFRIYAPRAGSVELCVIDDLGRTDAPHRYPLQRNPDHTWEITLSQNLHGWYYWYHIDGAQNEFTRFNPAQRILDPYALAAVDRDGPGIIIDRARLTHRRHHDHARFQTPAWQDLVICEAHVRDLIARAPIDLAPDERLTFAGLAKWVEHPDFYLHRLGVNAVELQPVQEFDNIAPGDYHWGYMTNNYFAPESSYSTDPARASGIHDLQQLVAAFHRRGMAVILDVVYNHVGEPAHLLHIDQLAYFYTNADGSLSNWSGCGNDINADSAMARRLIIDSLVHLVETFGVDGFRLDLAELLGIDALKEIERALKKTKPDIILIAEPWSFKGHIAGALRDTGWASWNDGYRNFIREYVRGGSSQESYEYNLKGSPWHFAKFPAQTVNYSESHDDRCWLDVITENAGHNGNIPTYKDRRRTRLMASVLCMSLGIPMFSAGQDFLRSKQGVNNTYLRGDLNALDYTRILRFPSTHACFAEWIAFRRSPRGAILRHYTRPRDEFFRFFFAENSTAAATLYNADCEMGPHRLLFAINATENDVTIKLPPKS, from the coding sequence ATGCCCATACGCACACGCGAAAAAAAGATCACGCAAGCCTGGTTCGAAGCGCCGAATCGCGGCCACATCGAGCTCGCCGCCGACTGGCGCGGACGCACCCCGCCCCCGCTTTCCCTCGGCCCGGACGCCCCCGCGTTCACCTCCATCACCCCCGTTCCCTCGCTCCAATTTGCGCGGCACACCGCCTACTACATCGACCACAAAACCAACGAGATTCATTTCTGCATCTGGCCCGAAAGCCTCCCCGCCGAACTCAGGCAGCCGCTCCCCCGAGTCTATCTCGCCGGCGACCACAACGAGTGGCAGAAAGCCGTCGGCAATCCCGAATGGGAACTCCACCTCGCGAACCACGACGGCACGGAGCTTCTCACATGGAGCGGCCCCGCGGCCGACTTCATGGCGCAGCCGCCCAAACGCTTCAAATTCGTCACCGGGCAGCATCAGTGGCTCGAAGTTCCCCAGTCCGCGTTCAACGCAGTCCGCGACGACACCGGCAACCTCAACCGCCAGATCGACCCCACCCGCACCGGCCTCCACGTCTATCAATTCACACTCGACACGCCGCTCGACCTCGCAGCCAACAACCGCGCCCATTGGAACAACGACCCGCAGGCCACGCTCCGCCCCACCACCTTTTTCACGGAACACCGCACCGACGCGCCGCTCGGCGCCATCCCCGGCAAGGACGAAACCCTCTTTCGCATCTACGCGCCGCGCGCGGGCAGCGTCGAGCTTTGCGTGATCGACGACCTCGGCCGCACCGACGCGCCCCACCGCTACCCCCTCCAGCGCAACCCCGATCACACGTGGGAAATCACCCTCTCCCAAAATCTTCACGGCTGGTATTATTGGTATCACATCGACGGCGCGCAAAACGAGTTCACCCGCTTCAACCCCGCGCAACGCATCCTCGATCCCTACGCCCTCGCCGCCGTTGATCGCGACGGCCCGGGCATCATCATCGACCGCGCGCGGCTCACCCATCGGCGCCATCACGACCACGCGCGCTTCCAAACGCCCGCATGGCAGGACCTCGTCATCTGCGAGGCGCATGTCCGCGATCTCATAGCCCGCGCCCCCATCGACCTCGCGCCCGATGAACGCCTCACCTTCGCCGGCCTCGCCAAATGGGTCGAGCATCCCGACTTCTACCTGCACCGCCTCGGCGTCAACGCCGTCGAGCTCCAACCCGTCCAGGAATTCGACAACATCGCCCCCGGCGACTACCATTGGGGCTACATGACCAACAACTACTTCGCGCCCGAAAGTAGTTACTCGACCGACCCCGCCCGCGCCTCGGGCATCCACGACCTCCAGCAGCTCGTCGCCGCGTTCCACCGTCGTGGCATGGCCGTCATCCTCGATGTCGTTTACAACCACGTCGGCGAACCCGCCCACCTGCTCCACATCGACCAGCTCGCCTATTTCTACACCAACGCCGACGGCTCGCTCTCCAACTGGTCCGGCTGCGGAAACGACATCAATGCCGATTCCGCCATGGCGCGCCGCCTCATCATCGACAGCCTCGTGCACCTCGTCGAAACCTTCGGCGTTGACGGTTTCCGCCTCGACCTCGCCGAGCTCCTCGGCATCGACGCGCTCAAGGAAATCGAGCGCGCCCTCAAGAAAACAAAACCCGACATCATCCTCATCGCCGAACCCTGGAGCTTCAAAGGCCACATCGCCGGCGCCCTCCGCGACACCGGCTGGGCCTCATGGAACGACGGCTACCGCAATTTCATTCGCGAATACGTCCGCGGCGGCTCCAGTCAGGAATCCTACGAATACAACCTCAAGGGCTCCCCGTGGCACTTCGCCAAGTTTCCGGCGCAAACCGTCAACTACTCCGAGTCGCACGACGACCGCTGCTGGCTCGACGTCATCACGGAAAACGCCGGCCACAACGGCAACATCCCCACCTACAAGGACCGCCGCCGCACCCGCCTCATGGCCTCCGTCCTCTGCATGTCGCTCGGCATCCCGATGTTTTCCGCCGGGCAGGATTTTCTCCGCTCCAAGCAAGGCGTGAACAACACCTATCTGCGCGGCGACCTCAACGCGCTCGACTACACCCGCATCCTGCGCTTCCCCAGCACGCACGCCTGTTTCGCCGAATGGATTGCATTCCGTCGCTCCCCGCGCGGCGCGATTCTCCGCCACTACACCCGCCCGCGCGACGAGTTCTTCCGATTCTTCTTCGCTGAAAACTCCACCGCCGCCGCCACGCTCTACAACGCCGACTGCGAAATGGGCCCGCACCGCCTCCTCTTCGCGATCAACGCCACCGAAAACGACGTAACGATCAAACTCCCCCCGAAGTCGTGA
- a CDS encoding ATP-binding protein, whose translation MSAKPVSPASASKNAALQRPAAEILYADELARLAEADKNLPRPGGWRLTPRSVLRFIMGEPGAAPDSPGAPKFVGAQSFLERCIVALATNRGLMLVGEPGTAKSWLSELLAAAISGDSTLIIQGSAGTTEDAIKYSWNYALLLAEGPTGRALVPAPLHRGMRDGKLVRFEEITRCPLEIQDTLLTILSDRVMAIPEREDDGRTLYAQVGFNIIATANTRDRGVNEMSAALKRRLNFETVSPIANLADEMALVSRESSRLLSRAGIPLALPADLTEVLLTTFHELRTGKTASEGKALEPLGTVMSTAEAVSVAYAAGLHAYYYDGGKISAAHLVQSLLGSALKDSPDDIKRLQHYFHHVVKPRKKGRWPEFYDGIKYLPQPAAEK comes from the coding sequence ATGTCCGCCAAGCCCGTATCCCCCGCATCCGCATCCAAGAACGCCGCGCTTCAGCGTCCGGCCGCCGAGATCCTTTACGCCGACGAACTGGCGCGCCTTGCCGAGGCCGATAAAAATCTCCCGCGCCCCGGCGGCTGGCGGCTTACCCCGCGCTCCGTGCTTCGTTTTATCATGGGCGAACCCGGCGCCGCGCCCGACTCGCCCGGCGCGCCGAAATTCGTCGGCGCGCAAAGTTTTCTCGAACGTTGCATTGTCGCGCTCGCCACCAACCGCGGCCTCATGCTTGTCGGCGAGCCCGGCACCGCGAAAAGCTGGCTCAGCGAACTGCTCGCCGCCGCCATCAGCGGCGACTCCACGCTCATCATCCAGGGCAGCGCCGGCACCACCGAGGACGCGATAAAATACTCGTGGAACTACGCGCTCCTGCTCGCCGAGGGCCCGACCGGCCGCGCGCTCGTCCCCGCGCCGCTGCACCGCGGCATGCGCGACGGCAAGCTCGTGCGCTTCGAGGAAATCACGCGCTGCCCGCTCGAAATCCAGGACACGCTCCTCACCATCCTCTCCGACCGCGTCATGGCGATTCCCGAGCGCGAGGACGACGGCCGCACGCTCTACGCCCAGGTCGGTTTCAACATCATCGCCACCGCCAACACCCGCGACCGCGGCGTCAACGAAATGAGCGCCGCGCTCAAGCGCCGCCTCAATTTCGAAACCGTCTCGCCCATCGCGAACCTCGCCGACGAGATGGCGCTTGTGAGCCGCGAGTCGTCGCGCCTCCTCTCCCGCGCCGGCATTCCCCTCGCGCTCCCCGCCGACCTCACCGAGGTGCTCCTCACCACGTTCCACGAATTGCGCACCGGCAAAACCGCATCCGAGGGCAAGGCGCTCGAACCGCTCGGCACCGTGATGAGCACCGCCGAGGCGGTCTCCGTGGCCTACGCCGCCGGCCTGCACGCCTATTATTATGACGGCGGAAAAATCTCCGCCGCGCACCTCGTGCAAAGCCTGCTCGGCTCCGCGCTCAAGGACAGCCCCGACGACATCAAGCGCCTGCAACATTATTTTCACCACGTCGTGAAACCCCGCAAAAAAGGCCGCTGGCCCGAGTTTTACGACGGCATAAAATACCTGCCCCAACCCGCCGCCGAAAAGTGA
- a CDS encoding diacylglycerol/lipid kinase family protein, with the protein MKKARFIFNPRSGYNISNPRVVERVRRFIAEQNAAGVLDARLVSTERPHHATELARAAIADGCELVVAVGGDGTINETATALVNAPAPVALGLVPCGSGNGLGRHLGIPRPDESALRALVDGTPRMIDTAMANEHPFFNMMGLGFDAGISARFRSLKKRGFPRYLKIILSEFFRYKPASCAITPLDENELPAPATAKQRLEAEAFILAIGNSDQYGNDGFITPLARIDDGQLDLTLVRGVSLLNALPLAIRLLTRRLYGSKKVTHLRAPGFVIERPEPGLIHTDGEPREAAARIEVKILSQSLRVMTPRGKAP; encoded by the coding sequence GTGAAAAAAGCCCGCTTCATTTTTAATCCGCGCTCGGGTTACAACATCAGCAATCCGCGTGTTGTCGAACGGGTGCGGCGGTTCATCGCGGAGCAAAACGCGGCGGGCGTGCTCGATGCGCGGCTCGTGAGCACGGAGCGTCCGCATCACGCGACGGAACTGGCGCGCGCCGCAATCGCGGACGGATGCGAGCTCGTCGTCGCGGTCGGCGGCGACGGAACAATAAACGAAACCGCGACCGCGCTCGTCAACGCGCCCGCCCCGGTTGCGCTCGGCCTTGTCCCGTGCGGATCGGGCAACGGACTTGGGCGGCACCTCGGCATTCCCCGCCCGGACGAAAGCGCCCTGCGCGCGCTTGTCGACGGCACGCCGCGCATGATCGACACGGCGATGGCAAACGAACATCCGTTTTTCAACATGATGGGACTCGGCTTCGACGCCGGGATCAGTGCCCGGTTTCGCTCGCTCAAAAAACGCGGATTTCCGCGCTACCTGAAAATCATCCTCTCGGAATTTTTCCGCTACAAACCGGCGTCCTGCGCAATCACGCCCCTCGATGAAAACGAACTCCCGGCACCCGCCACGGCAAAGCAACGGCTCGAGGCGGAGGCGTTTATTTTGGCGATCGGCAATTCCGACCAATACGGCAACGACGGCTTCATCACTCCGCTGGCGCGCATCGACGACGGACAGCTCGACCTGACGTTGGTGCGCGGCGTGTCGCTGCTCAACGCGCTGCCGCTTGCGATCCGCCTGCTCACGCGCCGCCTGTATGGCAGCAAAAAAGTCACGCACCTGCGCGCGCCGGGATTTGTCATCGAACGTCCCGAGCCGGGCCTGATTCACACCGACGGCGAACCGCGCGAAGCGGCGGCGCGAATCGAAGTGAAAATCCTGTCGCAAAGTTTGCGTGTGATGACCCCGCGCGGGAAGGCGCCTTAA